The genomic region GTCCCCGACATGAGGAAGTAGGCCGTATTGACGCCGTCGTCGAGCTGCTGGTCGTCATTTCCCTGCGGGATGAGCTGGACCAGGTTGATCAGCGAGTCGATGATCGGCTGAAAGGCCGTCTGGACGGCTTTCGGGTCGACAACTCTTTGGATCGTCTGCCGCTTCGCGGGCAGCGAGTCCATCCGGGTCTGGACGTCGTCGAGGGCCCGCCGGACCTCGCCGCCGAAGGAACCGCGCCGTCCGTTGGCCACCGCCTTGTAGGCCTGGTAGGCATCGTTCACCGCCGCCTGGCGGGGCGGGACGGCGGCGTCGTCGCGGGAACCGACCGGGCCGCTCGCCACGAAGCCGGTGCTGTACGTCCGTTCCGTCTGCAGGGCATGGGCGAGCGTCGACGCGGACCGGCCGATCTCGGTGAGATCCGAGATCCGGTTGACGTCACGGGTGCTGGTCAACACCGTGCTGGCCTCGATGGAGGAGTAGACCAGGATCGCGATGACCGGCACGGCCAGAATCGCGATCAGCTTGGTGCGGACCCGCCAGTTGGTGGGGTTGCTGGCGGCGCGACGAAGGCGCACCAGACCGGACCCCGCGGGGTCCGGTGGCGCCGCTGGGCGATCGTCGCGCTGCCCGCCGTCTTCGGTGTCCACGGGCAAACCCGGCGCCGAGGTCGGCTCCGGATCTGCGGCGATGCCCGTGCTGCTGGCCATCGGTTGTCTGCGCACGTACCTTCGCAACCTCTCCGCCAGCCTCCCGGAACACGTCGTACCAGGATGGCTCGGTATCGGGCCCTGATGTCCCTTGCCAGGCACCATAGCGGTACGAAGTCGGCATCCGAAAGGCGCCTACCGTAAGCGCCTTGGTGGCCGCACGCCAGTTGTGGTCACGGCGCACGGAGTCACCGTCTGCGTAACCGTCGCGAAGCCCGACAACGTACGCCCATCGTGACGTAGCGGTTGTCCCGGTGAGTGGCACTGAAGGTGCAAAGCAGGCATCTGCGACATCCGCCGTTACGGGTCTTCGGGGGCGCCGCGATGCGCCGCCGGTTCCCGTGAACGGGCGCCGATGGGCGGCGGCCGGGCCCGGAAGGTCGCCCGAGTAGGCCTGGCCCACAGGTGCCGCAGGGTCCGTAGGCTTGCGGGGTGAGCGAGTTGCAGCGCAGCGATGCTGGTCACGATGTGAGACCGGGGGCCGTGGGCCCGGCGGGGGGCGCCCCGACGGCGCCGGTGGCCAGGCCCGGCACGCCCGCGGGCGCCGGTGCGCCGGGGCATCCCGGCTACGACACGGTGTTGGTGATCGATTTCGGCGCGCAGTACGCCCAACTGATCGCCCGACGGGTCCGGGAATGCCATGTGTACTCGGAGATCGTGCCGTGGGACATGCCCGTGGACGAGATCCTCGCCCGCAGACCGTCCGCACTGATCCTTTCCGGTGGGCCGAAGTCGGTGTACTCGCCGGGAGCGCCTCGGGTCGACCCTGCGTTGTTCGAGACCGGGCTGCCTATTCTCGGCATCTGCTACGGCCACCAGGTGATGGCCCAGGCGCTGGCCGGCTCGGTCGCCCGGACTGGAACGGCAGAGTACGGAGCGACTCGCCTGTCGGTGACCGGGCCGGGCGTCCTGTTCGACGGCCTGCCGGTCGCCCAGCAGGTGTGGATGTCGCACGGCGACTCCGTGACCGCGGCCCCGCCCGGCTTCCGGGTGACGGCGTCCACCCCGTCGACCCCCGTCGCCGCCTTCGAGGATCCGACCCGCCGCCTCTACGGCGTCCAGTTCCATCCGGAGGTGGTGCACAGCGAGCGCGGGCTCGACGTGCTGCGGCACTTCCTGCTGGTGGGTGCGGGCTGCCGGCCGACCTGGACCATGGTGAACATCGTCGACGAGGCGGTGGCGGCGGTGCGCGCCCAGGTCGGCTCGGGCCGGCTGATCTGCGGGCTGTCCGGCGGGGTGGACTCCGCGGTCGCCGCGGCGCTCGTGCACCGTGCTGTCGGTGATGCCCTGACCTGCGTTTTCGTTGACCATGGCCTGCTGCGGGCGGGTGAGGCCGAGCAGGTCGAGCGGGACTTCGTCGCCTCCACCGGCGTCGATCTCGTCCACGTGAAGGCGGCCGACCGGTTCGCCGCGGCGCTGGCGGGCGTGACCGACCCGGAGCACAAGCGGAAGATCATCGGACGGGAGTTCATCCGGGTCTTCGAGGAGTCGGCCCGCGAGCTGGAGGCCCGCGCCGAGGCCGAGGGTGCGACGATCGAGCACCTCGTGCAGGGGACGCTGTACCCCGACGTGATCGAGTCCGGTTCCCCGACCGCGGCGAAGATCAAGTCGCACCACAACGTCGGCGGCCTGCCGGAGGACCTGCGGTTCGGCCTGGTCGAGCCGTTGCGCACCCTGTTCAAGGACGAGGTGCGCCGCCTCGGTGAGGAGCTCGGCCTGCCCGAGGAGATCGTCTGGCGCCAGCCGTTCCCCGGCCCTGGACTCGCCGTCCGCATCATCGGTGAGGTCACCCCCGAGCGGCTCGACGTGGTCCGGGCGGCCGACGAGGTGGTCCGCGACGAGATCCGCCGGGCCGGCCTGGACCGGGAGATCTGGCAGGTCTTCGCGGTGCTGCTCGCGGACGTGCGGTCGGTCGGCGTGCAGGGCGACGAGCGCACGTACGGGCACCCGGTGGTGCTGCGCGCGGTCACCAGCGAGGACGCGATGACCGCCGACTGGGCGCGGCTGCCCTACGGGCTGCTCGAACGGATCTCCAACCGGATCGTCAACGAGGTGGGACAGGTCAACCGGGTCGTCTACGACATCACCTCGAAGCCCCCGGGCACCATCGAGTGGGAGTAGGCCCGAACGCCCGTCGGCGGCAGGCGCCCGGCGGTCCTGACCGCCGCCGGGCGCCTGCCGGTTTGACGTCCGGGCAAGTCCGGAGCACGCTGAACCTGTGACCGTGCACGAGATGGCCATTACTTAGGCGCGCACCCGAGCTCCGGGTCCGCGCGCCAGCCCTTCCGCCCTCTCGGCGGGGGGCTTTTTTGTTGCCGCGGTCACGGCGAGGTGGCCGCACAGCCGCCGGGAGAGGCATCATGACCGCACCAGCCGCAGACGACGACCAACCGACGCCCGGGAGCGGGGACCCTGGGCCCGGCGAGGCCGACCCGGATGTCGAGGCCGACCCGGGCGTCGAGGCCGACCCGGGCGTCGAGGCGGACCTGTGTGCCGAAGCGGATCAGCGTGTCGACGCGGATCTGCGTGTCGAAGCCATCGAGGCGGCGGCCGGGGTGCTCGACGGCGTGGCGCGGCGGACTCGGGTCGTGCCTGATCCCGGCCTGTCGGCCGCGCTCGGCACACCCGTGTGGTTCAAGTGCGAGCACGAGCAGCACACCGGCTCGTTCAAGCTGCGTGGCGCCTACCACCGGGTGGCGACCGCGGACCCGGCGGCGCGAGCCCGGGGAGTCGTCGCGGCCAGCGCCGGGAACCACGCCCAGGGGGTGGCGTTCGCGGCGGCCACCTTCGGCGTCCCGGCGACGATCTTCGTACCGGCGGGGGCGAACCCCGTCAAGGTCGCCCGGACCCGCCGGTGGGGCGCGCGGGTCGAGGAGGTGCCCGGAGGGGTGGAGGCCGCCCTCGCCGCGGCCGCCGACTTCGCCGCCCGCGGCGGGCGCCTGCTCGTGCATCCCTTCGACGATTTGGCCGTGGTGGCCGGGCAGGGCACGATCGGTCTCGAGCTGCTCGACCAGGTGCCGGACCTGGGGACCGTCCTGGTCGGTGTGGGCGGCGGCGGGCTCGTCAGCGGGGTCGCCGCGGCGCTGCGAGCGCGCCGGCCCGGCGTGCGCGTGATCGGGGTGCAGTCGGTGCTGGCCCCCGCCTTCGCCGCCTCGCTGCGAGCCGGTCGGCGGCTCACCGCGGTGGTGGGTGCCGATCTGCCGGGCGCCGCGGCGCGCGGCCGGGGCGTTCCCACCATCCCGGGCAGCCGGCTGTCCGGGCGGCCGGTGCTGCCCCGACCGGCGGCGCGGCCCCGCACGATCGCCGACGGCATGGCGGTGAGCGAACCGGGTGCGCTGACCTTCGCGCTGGCCACCAGGCTGGTCGACGAGGTGGTGACCGTGGACGAGGCCGCCTTCTGGGAGGCGATGGTGCTGCTGCGCCGCGCCGGTCTCGCGGTGGAGCCGGCCGGAGCCGCGCCGGTCGCCGCGCTGCTGCGCCACGGCCGCCTCGTGCAGGGGCCGACGGTGGCGATCCTGTCGGGGGGCAACATCGATCCCGGGGTGGCCAGCCGGGTCAAGTCGCTCGCGGCGGTCGCGACCGACGACGTCGGCGAACTGCGGACCACGGCCTGAGGCGGCCCGCCGGGCGGTGGGCGGCCGAGGTGACCATAAGGTGGCGACACGTGGGTCGGCGACGTCGCGGGCGCGTGGCGCTTCACGGCGGGCCGCTCCGCGGCAGGCCGCCGCCGGTCCGGCCGGGAGGCGGCGCCTCCCCGGCGAGCCCGGCTCCGACCAGTCCGGCGTCGAACGTACGATCGAGGTCTGATGAGCACTCTGTTCGGTGAGTCCCCCCGTGCCTTCGGCGAGTCGGCCGCGGGCGTCGGCGGTGGCGTGCCCTACGACCTGTTCGGCCCGGCGGTGCTCGCCCCGTCCGCGGGCGGCGACGCAGGCGGCGGGGCACCCAGGCTCGATGCCGAGGGCCTGCTCGACGGGCTCAATCCGCAGCAGCGTGCCGCCGTGGTGCACATCGGCGCGCCGCTGCTGGTCGTGGCGGGCGCGGGCTCGGGCAAGACCCGGGTGCTGGCCCATCGCATCGCCTACCTGCTGGCGGCCCGGGGCGTGCGGCCCGGGGAGATTCTGGCGATCACGTTCACGAACAAGGCCGCAGCCGAGATGCGGGAGCGGGTCGGCGCGCTGGTGGGCCCGCGGGCGCGGGCGATGTGGGTCAGCACGTTCCACTCGGCCTGCGTGCGCATCCTGCGGTCGGAGGCGAAGCGGCTCGGCTACGGGTCCTCCTTCTCCATCTACGACGCCGCGGACGCGCAGCGGCTGATCACGCTGGTCACCCGGGATCTCGACCTCGACCCGAAGCGGCACCCGGCGCGCGGGCTGGCCGCGCAGATCAGCAACCTGAAGAACGAGCTGATCGACTGGGAGGCCGCCCGGGACCGGGCGAGCAGTCACCAGGAGCGCACCCTCGCCGAGGTGTACGCCGCCTACCAGCAGCGGCTGGCCCAGGCCAACGCGCTCGACTTCGACGACCTGATCATGATGACGGTCAACCTGCTCCAGGCGTTCCCCGAC from Frankia alni ACN14a harbors:
- a CDS encoding threonine ammonia-lyase; its protein translation is MTAPAADDDQPTPGSGDPGPGEADPDVEADPGVEADPGVEADLCAEADQRVDADLRVEAIEAAAGVLDGVARRTRVVPDPGLSAALGTPVWFKCEHEQHTGSFKLRGAYHRVATADPAARARGVVAASAGNHAQGVAFAAATFGVPATIFVPAGANPVKVARTRRWGARVEEVPGGVEAALAAAADFAARGGRLLVHPFDDLAVVAGQGTIGLELLDQVPDLGTVLVGVGGGGLVSGVAAALRARRPGVRVIGVQSVLAPAFAASLRAGRRLTAVVGADLPGAAARGRGVPTIPGSRLSGRPVLPRPAARPRTIADGMAVSEPGALTFALATRLVDEVVTVDEAAFWEAMVLLRRAGLAVEPAGAAPVAALLRHGRLVQGPTVAILSGGNIDPGVASRVKSLAAVATDDVGELRTTA
- the guaA gene encoding glutamine-hydrolyzing GMP synthase — translated: MARPGTPAGAGAPGHPGYDTVLVIDFGAQYAQLIARRVRECHVYSEIVPWDMPVDEILARRPSALILSGGPKSVYSPGAPRVDPALFETGLPILGICYGHQVMAQALAGSVARTGTAEYGATRLSVTGPGVLFDGLPVAQQVWMSHGDSVTAAPPGFRVTASTPSTPVAAFEDPTRRLYGVQFHPEVVHSERGLDVLRHFLLVGAGCRPTWTMVNIVDEAVAAVRAQVGSGRLICGLSGGVDSAVAAALVHRAVGDALTCVFVDHGLLRAGEAEQVERDFVASTGVDLVHVKAADRFAAALAGVTDPEHKRKIIGREFIRVFEESARELEARAEAEGATIEHLVQGTLYPDVIESGSPTAAKIKSHHNVGGLPEDLRFGLVEPLRTLFKDEVRRLGEELGLPEEIVWRQPFPGPGLAVRIIGEVTPERLDVVRAADEVVRDEIRRAGLDREIWQVFAVLLADVRSVGVQGDERTYGHPVVLRAVTSEDAMTADWARLPYGLLERISNRIVNEVGQVNRVVYDITSKPPGTIEWE